One segment of Phaeacidiphilus oryzae TH49 DNA contains the following:
- a CDS encoding dihydrodipicolinate synthase family protein: MESFGIRGVHVPLVTPFGVDGGVDLRALEGLAREVLEAGADGIVALGTTGETATLDAGEKAAVVEVCGRVCRERGRC; the protein is encoded by the coding sequence ATGGAGAGCTTCGGGATACGTGGGGTGCATGTGCCGCTGGTGACGCCGTTCGGGGTGGATGGGGGTGTGGATCTGCGGGCCCTGGAGGGGCTGGCGCGGGAGGTGCTGGAGGCGGGGGCGGACGGGATCGTCGCCCTGGGGACCACGGGTGAGACGGCCACGCTGGACGCGGGTGAGAAGGCGGCGGTCGTGGAGGTGTGCGGGCGGGTCTGCCGGGAGCGGGGGCGGTGCTGA
- a CDS encoding dihydrodipicolinate synthase family protein, with protein sequence MLTVGAGGSDTRATARELAALGRQGAADAALVPVPAFTRPSAAGVRAHFERLAGSSPLPLIVYHVPYRTARPLGAADLRAIGALPAVRGVKLATGAIDQEVVDLLGAPPPDFAVLAGDDVLLSPMLALGAAGGILASANLAAAPFVELVGAWRRGEGGLERARALGGALARLSAAAFAEPNPAVIKGVLQARGRIPTAEVRLPLLAVRRESVAKALKLLAEWGW encoded by the coding sequence GTGCTGACCGTGGGGGCCGGGGGCAGTGATACCCGGGCCACCGCAAGGGAGTTGGCCGCGCTGGGGAGGCAGGGGGCGGCGGATGCGGCGCTGGTGCCGGTGCCGGCGTTCACCCGGCCGTCGGCGGCGGGGGTGCGGGCGCATTTCGAGCGGCTGGCCGGTAGCAGTCCGCTGCCGCTGATCGTCTACCACGTGCCGTACCGCACGGCCCGGCCGCTCGGGGCGGCGGATCTGCGGGCGATCGGCGCCCTGCCCGCCGTACGCGGGGTGAAGCTGGCCACCGGGGCGATCGACCAGGAGGTGGTGGATCTCCTCGGGGCTCCGCCGCCGGACTTCGCGGTGCTGGCCGGGGACGACGTGCTGCTGTCGCCGATGCTGGCGCTCGGCGCCGCCGGCGGAATCCTGGCCTCGGCGAACCTGGCCGCCGCCCCCTTCGTGGAGCTGGTGGGGGCGTGGCGGCGGGGCGAGGGCGGCCTGGAGCGCGCCAGGGCGCTCGGTGGCGCGCTAGCGCGGCTGTCCGCCGCCGCCTTCGCCGAGCCCAACCCGGCCGTGATCAAGGGCGTGCTGCAGGCCCGCGGGCGGATCCCGACAGCGGAGGTACGGCTCCCGCTGCTGGCCGTGCGGCGGGAGTCGGTGGCGAAGGCGCTGAAGTTGCTGGCGGAGTGGGGCTGGTGA
- a CDS encoding Uma2 family endonuclease, whose translation MSVEAIMHTEFPEGYTVFFGADGKVIMTPQSEEHSSTIRSMQIDSLALGRHAKITSDVYLDFPADENSAPDFAILREDARRQGKRYSFEDVLLIAEVVSVSSARKDYDDCTAKYGRHGIPVYLVVDPYAAEVVVHTQPTGAGYIAAHTHAYGTGKLPIPLADGRTFTLDLDELPRPDTATGTR comes from the coding sequence ATGAGCGTCGAGGCGATCATGCACACCGAGTTCCCCGAGGGATACACGGTCTTCTTCGGTGCCGACGGGAAGGTGATCATGACTCCGCAGAGCGAGGAGCACTCCAGCACCATTCGCTCGATGCAGATCGACTCCCTCGCCCTGGGCCGTCACGCGAAGATCACCTCCGACGTGTACCTCGACTTTCCGGCAGACGAGAACTCGGCCCCTGACTTCGCCATCCTCCGTGAGGACGCGCGCAGGCAGGGCAAGCGGTACAGCTTCGAGGACGTCCTGCTGATCGCCGAGGTGGTGTCGGTCTCCTCAGCGCGCAAGGACTACGACGACTGCACCGCCAAGTACGGCCGCCACGGCATCCCGGTCTACCTCGTCGTGGATCCGTACGCCGCGGAGGTCGTCGTCCACACCCAGCCCACCGGCGCCGGGTACATCGCCGCGCACACCCACGCCTACGGCACCGGAAAGCTCCCGATCCCCCTGGCGGACGGCCGCACCTTCACCCTCGACTTGGACGAGCTGCCCCGCCCCGACACCGCCACCGGAACCCGCTGA
- a CDS encoding restriction endonuclease, protein MIAGVVALVLAYAVVHFLFVHWWLLLLLGLAAGGGGVALWQGRRQRRARAAEQLRTLRLHLAELDALRHDGFEYAIRDLLRRDGARAERTGGAGDQGCDVRAVDPLGRVWIFQAKHRRDGLAGSAVGTPDLQRLNGTARPVHGADVVVAVTNGRFSTRAPAFAKAQRIHLVDRSLLARWAAGPHPLWQLLDKLPAPARRGLIR, encoded by the coding sequence TTGATCGCCGGCGTGGTGGCACTGGTCCTGGCCTACGCGGTGGTGCATTTCCTCTTCGTGCACTGGTGGTTGCTGCTCCTGCTCGGCCTGGCGGCCGGCGGTGGGGGCGTCGCGCTGTGGCAGGGCCGCCGGCAGCGCCGGGCGCGAGCGGCGGAGCAGTTGCGGACGCTGCGTCTGCACTTGGCCGAGCTGGACGCGCTGCGGCACGACGGCTTCGAGTACGCAATACGCGATTTGCTGCGCCGCGACGGCGCCCGCGCCGAACGCACCGGCGGCGCCGGGGACCAGGGCTGCGACGTACGCGCGGTCGACCCGCTGGGGCGGGTGTGGATATTCCAGGCCAAGCACCGCCGCGACGGACTCGCGGGTTCCGCGGTCGGCACGCCCGACCTGCAGCGCCTGAACGGCACCGCCCGCCCGGTGCACGGCGCGGACGTAGTCGTCGCGGTCACCAACGGCCGCTTCTCCACCAGGGCGCCCGCCTTCGCCAAGGCCCAGCGCATCCATCTCGTAGACCGCAGCCTCCTCGCCCGCTGGGCCGCCGGCCCCCACCCCCTGTGGCAGCTACTCGACAAGCTCCCAGCCCCGGCCAGACGCGGACTCATCAGATGA
- a CDS encoding Imm21 family immunity protein, with protein sequence MGGPLIAVPVSALDAWAGGTLHGLVIGGAAPDDYDRACTVDGLAGVIAVGDGPAQALVLADEPATSCYLPEHRAFLCWLAADSEAPCCRPPTPSSRTRPPTGRTAAPGTSAPSTVSWAKQPG encoded by the coding sequence ATGGGCGGCCCGCTGATCGCGGTCCCGGTCTCCGCCCTCGACGCCTGGGCCGGCGGGACTCTCCACGGGCTGGTCATCGGCGGCGCTGCCCCCGATGACTACGACCGCGCCTGCACGGTGGACGGCCTCGCGGGGGTGATCGCGGTCGGCGACGGCCCCGCCCAGGCCCTGGTCCTGGCGGACGAGCCGGCGACCAGCTGCTACCTGCCGGAACACCGCGCCTTCCTCTGCTGGCTCGCAGCCGACTCGGAGGCCCCCTGCTGTCGGCCGCCCACGCCCTCCTCACGGACTAGACCGCCGACTGGGAGGACTGCGGCACCTGGCACGTCCGCGCCATCCACAGTGAGCTGGGCGAAACAGCCTGGGTAG